A single genomic interval of Primulina huaijiensis isolate GDHJ02 chromosome 7, ASM1229523v2, whole genome shotgun sequence harbors:
- the LOC140980190 gene encoding MMS19 nucleotide excision repair protein homolog isoform X1 produces the protein MFTRHSYPSGEASVSAVATLLKNDMLTIEALVREMEMYLTTTDHIIRSRGILLLAEVLDKLTSKPLTDTSIHSLIGFFSERLKLCALGGVSHSLISQ, from the exons ATGTTTACTAGACACAGTTATCCATCAGGG GAAGCAAGTGTCAGTGCAGTCGCTACCCTGCTGAAAAATGATATGTTGACTATAGAAGCACTT GTTAGGGAGATGGAGATGTACTTGACCACTACAGACCATATTATCCGTTCTCGtg GAATTCTCCTCCTGGCTGAAGTTTTGGATAAACTAACATCGAAGCCCCTAACTGATACTTCAATACATAGTCTGATAGGATTCTTCTCTGAAAGATTG AAATTGTGTGCGCTTGGAGGCGTCAGTCATTCATTAATCTCGCAATAG
- the LOC140980190 gene encoding MMS19 nucleotide excision repair protein homolog isoform X2, whose amino-acid sequence MFTRHSYPSGEASVSAVATLLKNDMLTIEALVREMEMYLTTTDHIIRSRGILLLAEVLDKLTSKPLTDTSIHSLIGFFSERLVSKQ is encoded by the exons ATGTTTACTAGACACAGTTATCCATCAGGG GAAGCAAGTGTCAGTGCAGTCGCTACCCTGCTGAAAAATGATATGTTGACTATAGAAGCACTT GTTAGGGAGATGGAGATGTACTTGACCACTACAGACCATATTATCCGTTCTCGtg GAATTCTCCTCCTGGCTGAAGTTTTGGATAAACTAACATCGAAGCCCCTAACTGATACTTCAATACATAGTCTGATAGGATTCTTCTCTGAAAGATTGGTGAGTAAACAATG A